From Micromonas commoda chromosome 3, complete sequence, a single genomic window includes:
- a CDS encoding major facilitator superfamily (nodule-specific protein homolog) encodes MYASRWLTLVLSQFVMVSSGTLYLFPVYSPMLKSRLDLTQEEVNFVGSAAHFGAFFSVFGGFFYDAFGPRATLTLGGALKLGGLLTMALTIQGVAPQSHRFAAFCAWVFGTGCSTSLTASLGANYATFKDHNLHGRLVGLILAFFGLSSGILSLVYDVFFTSPVSFVYFLALFAGGMDLFAATLVGSPKNLALPDDEPEGGRGLPLGGVGPAPAGTVARLFGAADHDAKLTRGLTLCGAVAIHVAVSALLIQSAGGVAAVTIACLLVTGALMTAQSWSLLGGGGRVAFRRNEMAQVDPRLNAANKAALEGVGPAKLPFLLDFWLFFIAMMLGIGAGVTVVNNLSQMVSAYPTLAPDAAATSRSLMKLLACTNTLGRLASGSLSDKLAHKVGRVQFTVYLLALMAVGQCILAAMGGESAPLFGLVVGVFVVGWAFGALFWATPLLVMELFGPKNFGANRGLVGLSPAIGGYVMSTLVAGRVYAASAGSNNDCDDGAACYGRAWVFNAFAVVVATGMMWWLARRRARGRGMGPIT; translated from the coding sequence ATGTACGCGTCGAGATGGCTCACGCTGGTGCTCTCCCAGTTCGTCATGGTGTCGTCGGGCACCCTGTACCTGTTCCCGGTGTACAGCCCGATGCTCAAGTCCAGGTTGGACCTGACCCAGGAGGAGGTCAACTTCGTGGGGAGCGCCGCACACTTCGGAGCGTTCTTCTCGGTGTTCGGCGGGTTCTTCTacgacgcgttcggcccCCGCGCCACGCTCACGCTGGGAGGCGCGCTCAAGCTCGGGGGTCTCTTGACCATGGCGCTGACGAtccagggcgtcgcgccccagAGCCaccgcttcgccgccttctgcgCGTGGGTGTTCGGCACGGGCTGCTCCACGTCACTTACCGCGTCGTTGGGCGCCAACTACGCCACCTTCAAGGACCACAACCTGCACGGCCGCCTCGTCGGGCTCATCCTCGCCTTCTTCGGCCTCAGCAGCGGGATCCTATCCCTGGTGTACGACGTGTTCTTCACGTCGCCGGTGTCGTTCGTGTACttcctcgcgctcttcgcgggaGGCATGGACCTGTTCGCCGCGACCCTCGTCGGATCGCCCAAGAACCTCGCACTTCCGGACGACGAACCCGAGGGGGGACGCGGCCTGCCCCTGGGGGGCGTGgggccggcgcccgcgggcaccGTCGCGAGGCTCTTCGGAGCGGCGGACCACGACGCCAAGCTCACCCGCGGCCTCACCCTgtgcggcgccgtggcgatTCACGTCGCCGTGAGCGCGTTACTGATCCaatccgcgggcggcgtcgcggcggtgacgatcGCGTGCCTGCTGGTGACCGGAGCGCTGATGACGGCTCAGTCGTGGTCcttgctcggcggcggaggaagggTCGCGTTTCGGCGAAACGAGATGGCGCAGGTGGACCCTCGATTAAACGCCGCCAACAAGGCTgcgctcgagggcgtggGCCCGGCGAAGCTCCCGTTCTTGCTGGACTTTTGGCTCTTCTTCATCGCCATGATgctcggcatcggcgcgggcgtgacgGTGGTCAACAACCTATCGCAGATGGTCTCCGCGTACCCGACTctggcgcccgacgccgccgcgacgtcccggtCGCTCATGAAACTTCTCGCGTGCACCAACACCCTGGGCAGGCTGGCGTCCGGATCGCTGTCCGATAAGCTCGCGCACAAGGTGGGGCGCGTGCAGTTCACCGTGTACCTGCTCGCGCTCATGGCGGTCGGTCAGTGTAtcttggcggcgatgggggGCGAGAGCGCGCCGCTCTTTGGGCTGGTGGTTGGCGTGTTCGTCGTGGGTTGGGCGTTCGGCGCGCTGTTTTGGGCGACTCCGCTGCTGGTCATGGAGCTGTTCGGTCCCAAGAACTtcggcgcgaaccgcggTCTCGTGGGTCTGTCCCCCGCCATCGGCGGCTACGTCATGAGCACGCTGGTGGCTGGCAGGgtgtacgcggcgagcgcggggtcgaaCAACGactgcgacgacggcgcggcgtgtTACGGACGAGCGTGGGTGTTCAACGCgttcgcggtggtggtggcgaCGGGGATGATGTGGTGGCTCGCGAGACGACGGGCGAGGGGGCGCGGGATGGGTCCGATCACGTAG
- a CDS encoding predicted protein encodes MEEAAPRAAPLQRLGPALRAVLGCDPKALRRAMDSRAAGDGGASSGGGKSVKMARELTDALDDIAAFLAADVAEDADSGAAAAYPAVDPMLEHVVRPANGGVAAGIDATAKSKKVALRIVAWLLASSPRGAGDECAARVGAALARRCAPPTPKRTRLAACIALHHAAVNLVDGLPPSCSPDAIAPGLLATAAEAGEGDAPTRLQAEAADTLLAITTRLAVVDHRALWRALPHLRAVTESVGGWWPAACRAPRIAAREAYTRLRRVEDTGDAEAWSRALANAWMDWAPLLAVRGGLDGITAGAVGRDVDTAVGGEVPSPSHGAGDGVESAQARQLARWLETAAAAASAERTGGHGATAAASERLAHALVAVGLLVGRAGLAGGGESGDAHARAALRNRAADALVPALGSRSGAARDLAASIAACAIGGGWGAEHAALLDGSLAALDDASAVGDVRSTYSGVASLASALVAAEPRAVGFGGTRPGLARVLRTCEHGRTEEARAGALAVIRNVLETAAPGEDVVVGSEAAAITAASLGALKDPTLVVRKAAAATFSALPIPDVLPRLLRALSAKDARERASARESAAGAMRAYTETRGASAALDAFIAAVRPGPGEGDVVSGVSENDAEGSRATSVLRGWSESLTEDQAREVAAGIAAATLRNPGVTALVRVASALAPRVGEPPACRETFAAVRAAWSASRPAEASEASEASSNADDVFERLAPLLVLRTLPLEAWDDDHLFSVDESPSVPDVLLDIALAGAGEHDEVRRVAAELHGRAHPDATSESRGVRLAEAVVDGALGRARACMFSLCSSLAFRGIDACPSHSSTASPAATREVCARILESLGMDDSDEATKTRMGATETLASLVRAELEDADVDRPGDDTDGDDDEPLSLGDEPRGGRAEGGLLEPADGFGQSPLTKSLANIYVDPLAAPTPAARREPLIRVLDGDDGTENVTENVTETGTENVTETGTETIPPRDGSRPTRRRRSATLNGILAALQGSSAPDWTRPADGNPGAATRIRLTLADVLVSVARRPLRDADAAAAFADRALPALAAVAGGSGSAACEKATEKATADANRRDPCDATRAAAFHVAMVAVAPVTGDGEPSGGFRVSGGGRVASHARLLAASCASTLRSSGDVHDSVRVAAARLVTALVAGDDDTLEALAGSIPEVRSALRSAVDTAESEELADSCRRLLTCMGAVA; translated from the coding sequence atggaggaggcggcgccgcgggccgcGCCCCTGCAGCGGCTCGGACCGGCGCTACGTGCGGTGTTGGGATGCGATCCCAAAGCGTTGCGTCGCGCGATGGattcccgcgcggcgggcgacggcggggcgtcgagcgGTGGCGGCAAATCTGTGAAGATGGCGCGAGAGCTcacggacgcgctcgacgatatcgccgcgttcctggcggccgacgtcgccgaagaTGCcgactcgggcgcggcggcggcgtatcCCGCGGTGGATCCGATGCTCGAACACGTCGTTCGtcccgcgaacggcggcgtcgcggccgggATAGACGCGACAGCCAAGTCGAAGAAGGTTGCCCTCCGAATCGTCGCGTGGTtgctcgcctcgtcgccgcgaggcgcgggcgacgagtgcgccgcgcgcgtcggcgccgcgctcgcgcgtcgctgtgcaccgccgacgccgaagcgcacgaggctcgccgcgtgcatcgcgcttcaccacgccgccgtgaacctcgtcgacggcttGCCCCCGTCGTGCTCGCCGGATGCGATCGCCCCCGGactcctcgccaccgccgcggaggcgggcgagggcgacgcgcctaCCCGACtccaggcggaggctgccgacaCACTCCTCGCGATCACCACGaggctcgccgtcgtcgaccaccgcgcgctgTGGCGGGCGCTGCCCCACCTTCGAGCGGTGACGGAATCCGTCGGCGGGTGGTGGCCGGCGGCGTGCCGAGCGCCGaggatcgcggcgagggaggcgtaCACGCGACtgcggcgcgtcgaggacacgggggacgcggaggcgtggTCGCGCGCGCTAGCGAACGCGTGGATGGACTGGgcgccgctgctcgcggTGCGGGGGGGACTGGACGGGATCACGGCCGGCGCtgtcgggcgcgacgtcgacacagctgtcggcggcgaggtcccgTCGCCAAGTCACggggccggggacggggtcgAATCCGCGCAGGCGCGCCAGCTCGCGAGATGGCTggaaaccgccgcggcggccgcctctGCCGAACGAACCGGTGGGCACggggcgaccgccgcggcgagcgaacggctcgcgcacgcgctcgtcgccgtcggcctGCTCGTCGGTCGGGCGGGCCTCGCGGGTGGCGGGGAAAGCGGCGACGCacacgcgagggcggcgctgaggaatcgagccgcggacgcgttggtgcccgcgctcgggtcccggagcggcgccgcgcgtgacctcgcggcgtccatcgcggcgtgcgccatcggcggcggatggggcGCGGAACACGCCGCGTTACTGGACGGCTcactcgccgcgctcgacgacgcgtcagccgtcggcgacgttcggTCCACGTACTCGGGCGTCGCCTCGCTGgcctcggcgctcgtcgcggccgagCCACGCGCCGTGGGTTTTGGCGGGACGCGACCaggcctcgcgcgcgtgcttcGAACGTGCGAACACGGACGGACCGAGGAagcgcgggcgggtgcgctcgcggtgaTCCGGAACGTtctggagacggcggcgcccggcgaagacgtcgtcgtcgggtcggaggcggcggcgataaccgccgcgtcgctgggGGCGCTGAAAGACCCGACGTTGGTCGTGAggaaagccgcggcggcgacgttctcCGCGCTTCCAATCCCGGACgtcctcccccgcctcctccgcgcattatccgcgaaggacgcgagggaacgggcctccgcgcgggagagcgcggcgggcgccatgCGAGCGTACACGGAAACacgcggggcgagcgcggctctggacgcgttcatcgccgccgtgcgaccTGGACCGGGTGAGGGCGACGTGGTAAGCGGGGTGAGCGAaaacgacgccgagggttcgcgcgcgacgtctgTCCTCCGCGGGTGGTCCGAAAGCCTCACGGAGGATcaggcgcgcgaggtcgccgcgggtatcgccgccgcgacgcttcgTAACCCGGGCGTGACGgcactcgtccgcgtcgcgtccgcgctcgcgccgcgggtcggggAGCCGCCCGCGTGCAGGGAgaccttcgccgcggtgcgcgccgcgtggTCGGCTTCGAGACCCGCTGAGGCGTCTGAGGCGTCTgaggcgtcgtcgaacgcggacgacgtgttcgagcgcctcgcgccgcttctGGTGCTGCGAACGCTACCGCTGGAGGCTTGGGACGACGACCACCTCTTCTCCGTCGACGAGTCCCCGTCCGTTCCCGACGTTCTCCTCgacatcgccctcgccggcgccggcgagcacgacgagGTGCGcagggtcgccgccgagctgcaCGGTAGGGCGCATCCGGACGCCACGTCTGAGTCGCGCGGCGTgaggctcgccgaggcggtcgtcgacggcgcgctcggccggGCACGCGCGTGCATGTTCTCGCTGTGCTCGTCGTTGGCGTTTCGCGGGATAGACGCGTGTCCCTCGCACTCGTCGaccgcgtcaccggcggcgactcgcgAGGTTTGCGCGCGAATCCTCGAAAGTTTGGGTATGGACGATTCCGACGAGGCGACAAAGACGCGgatgggcgcgacggagacgctcgcgtcgttggtccgcgccgagctcgaggacgccgacgtcgatcgtcccggcgacgacaccgacggggacgacgacgagcctcTGAGCCTCGGGGACGAGCcgcggggcggtcgcgccgaAGGCGGGCTACTCGAGCCCGCGGACGGCTTTGGACAAAGCCCGCTGACAAAGTCGCTCGCGAACATCTACGTCGACCCGCTCgctgcgccgacgcccgccgcccgacgcgagccgctcATCCGggtgctcgacggcgacgacgggacggaGAACGTGACGGAGAACGTGACGGAGACCGGGACGGAGAACGTGACGGAGACCGGGACGGAGACGAttcccccgcgcgacgggagTCGTCCGACGAGACGCAGGCGAAGCGCGACGCTGAACGgaatcctcgccgccctgcaGGGATCCTCCGCGCCGGACTGGACCCGCCCCGCGGACGGaaaccccggcgccgcgacgcgaatcCGCTTgaccctcgccgacgtcctcgtctccgtcgctCGAAGGCCCCTtcgggacgcggacgcggcggcggcgtttgcggACCGAGCGCtacccgcgctcgccgccgtcgccgggggttCCGGCTCTGCTGCGTGCGAAAAAGCCACCGAAAaagccaccgccgacgcgaaccgtcgcgacccgtgcgacgcgacgcgcgccgcggcgttccaCGTCGCGatggtcgccgtcgcgcctgTCACCGGTGACGGCGAGCCGTCCGGTGGGTTTCgcgtgagcggcggcggacgcgtcgcgtcgcacgcgaggttgctcgccgccagctgtgcgtcgACGCTCCGGAGTTCCGGGGACGTTCACGATtcggttcgcgtcgcggcggccaggctggtcaccgcgctcgtcgcgggggacgacgatacgctggaggcgctggcggggtCGATCCCGGAGGTGAGGAGCGCGCTGAGAAGCGCGGTGGACACGGCCGAGTCCGAGGAGCTGGCGGACTCGTGCCGACGGCTGCTCACCTGCATGGGAGCAGTGGCCTAA
- a CDS encoding Drug/Metabolite transporter superfamily (UDP-glucuronic acid/UDP-N-acetylgalactosamine:UDP antiporter): MGKSLNGSGQDLHDNPKGRDRRNWAGISAALFYGSMSVASVFLNKAIFEVWRYRYPASLVAGQTVFTVLAIFTLSRFGVIKLGKFNMDHFKRVFTVSAVFQLKLVLDMSALVLVNIPMYGILKSSTTPFVMLLDYVLRKRVPAMRIQAAVWVTTVGGLVAGFGDLHFEPLGYVLALSSAACTACYVVLVGKLGDELQLDSFTLLLYNSLWSTPLSFGITILTGEVTGVMNYPHVSEVAFLAAFTMSCASAFVLNYATYLCTQLNDALTTSVVGRTKSVVQGVAGLFAFSVSWGMTNVIGLTLNSVGICWYAWERYAEKRRGTRLENVRRGIGALNENFLTRNESQLTLSPKKQMNGFGLHRHPTRASESGSSSMASMNGHGGGG; encoded by the coding sequence ATGGGCAAGTCGCTGAACGGCAGCGGGCAGGACCTTCACGACAACCCCAAGGGGAGGGATCGTCGCAACTGGGCCGGGATATCCGCGGCGTTATTCTACGGCTCGATGTCTGTCGCGTCCGTGTTCCTGAACAAGGCGATATTCGAGGTGTGGAGGTACAGGTACCCCGCGAGTTTAGTCGCCGGTCAGACGGTCTTCACCGTGCTCGCCATCTTCACCTTGAGCCGCTTCGGCGTCATCAAGCTCGGCAAGTTCAACATGGACCACTTCAAGCGCGTTTTCACCGTATCCGCGGTGTTCCAGCTGAAATTGGTCCTCGACAtgtccgcgctcgtgctggTGAACATACCCATGTACGGCATCCTCAAGTCCAGCACCACGCCGTTTGTGATGCTCCTGGACTACGTGCTTCGCAAGCGGGTTCCGGCGATGCGGATCCAGGCGGCGGTTTGGGTCACGACCGTGGGAGGGCTCGTCGCAGGGTTCGGGGACTTGCACTTTGAACCCCTGGGGTACGTGTTGGCGctgtcgtccgcggcgtgcacCGCTTGCTACGTGGTGCTGGTGGGCAAGCTGGGAGACGAGCTCCAGCTCGACTCGTTCACCTTGCTGCTGTACAACTCGCTGTGGTCCACGCCGCTGTCCTTCGGCATCACGATCCTCACCGGGGAGGTGACCGGGGTGATGAACTATCCGCACGTCTCGGAGGTtgcgttcctcgcggcgttcaccatgtcgtgcgcgagcgcgttcgtgCTCAACTACGCCACGTACCTGTGCACGCAGCTCAACGACGCGCTGACCACGTCGGTGGTGGGCAGGACGAAGAGCGTGGTGCAGGGGGTGGCGGGGCTGTTCGCGTTCTCGGTATCGTGGGGCATGACGAATGTGATCGGGCTGACCCTGAACTCGGTGGGGATATGCTGGTACGCGTGGGAGAGGTACGCGGAGAAGCGGCGGGGCACGAGGCTGGAGAACGTGAGGCGGGGGATCGGGGCGCTCAACGAAAACTTCCTCACCAGGAACGAGTCGCAGCTGACGTTGTCGCCGAAGAAGCAGATGAACGGGTTCGGGCTCCATAGGCATCCCACCAGGGCGTCGGAGAGCGGAAGCTCGTCCATGGCCAGCATGAACGGccacggaggcggcggctga
- a CDS encoding hypothetical protein (expressed; conserved hypothetical protein), with protein MSSEPSPSPPTAICLTIKNLTKRDFTLGEVPLALTVGELKARIESEYEGNPPPNTQRIVYAGALLRDESAGLADVVKASDLEAGAVVFHLVLPAEASSTASTPASTPGATPASAREPGAETSTPSSAPSPADGRLPAQPGTPPPAPRADQQSAYPPQPEATPAFGFSNQPPPATTQPGSSRPTTPGMTPTVAAYPPPYAGLGAHSPHVQAVYASAYAAAFNSLSPGGSPAPGAPVAVPVPVPVFGFGGGWGAPGWGAPGWNGAPGGYQQHGAPGQQQHHAVLAPGQQQPTTPTPPRFDLNDPDQAARAVAQAVRDGDPVAAAAAAAAAAAGGRPVHVMQIHIDLRLIMKLAMIVAVASQGATNVRMAIYAAMAVVVYLFQTGAVAWVIRRFLPDILDEQADGMVGGMGAVGGGGAGRAGGAAAPPPRRRPPQGPRTNAVLPGMRDGMPRSWFGEIKVLVCGFLASLLPSWQPPELYRHPRPGAAAAGPERPHQD; from the coding sequence atgTCGTCGGAaccctccccgtcgccgcccacggcgatATGCCTGACCATCAAGAACCTCACGAAGCGAGACTTCacgctcggcgaggtgccCCTCGCGCTGACCGTGggcgagctcaaggcgcggATCGAGTCGGAGTACGAGGGAAACCCGCCGCCCAACACGCAGCGCATAGTGtacgccggcgcgctgctcAGGGACGAAAGCGCGGGGCTGGCGGACGTGGTCAAGGCTTCGGATCTGGAGGCTGGCGCGGTGGTGTTTCATCTGGTGCTCCCCGCGGAagcctcgtccacggcgagcacgcccgcgagcacgccgggtgcgacgccggcgagcgcgcgagaaCCCGGTGCCGAAACATccacgccctcgagcgcgccatcgcccgcgGACGGGCGCCTCCCCGCGCAGCCGGGGAccccaccgcccgcgcctcgagcggATCAGCAGTCCGCGTACCCGCCACagcccgaggcgacgcccgcgtttGGGTTTAGCAATCAaccgccccccgcgacgacccAACCCGGATCGAGTCGACCGACCACCCCGGGGATGAcgcccaccgtcgcggcgtacCCTCCCCCTTACGCGGGCCTGggcgcgcactcgccgcaCGTGCAGGCCGTCTACgcgtccgcgtacgccgccgcatTCAACTCGCTGAGCCCCGGCgggtcccccgcgcccggagcgcccgtcgccgtgcccgtCCCGGTGCCCGTGTTTGGCTttggcggcgggtggggcgcgccggggtgGGGCGCGCCCGGGTGGAACGGAGCCCCGGGCGGGTACCAGCAGCACGGTGCGCCGGGGCAACAGCAGCAccacgcggtgctcgcgccgGGGCAACAgcagccgacgacgccgacgccgcctcgattCGACCTGAACGATCCCGAccaggcggcgcgggcggtggcgcaggcGGTTCGCGACGGAGATccggtggccgccgccgcggctgccgcggcggcggcggcgggggggcgaCCGGTGCACGTGATGCAGATTCACATCGACCTGAGGCTGATCATGAAGTTGGCGATGAtcgtggcggtggcgtcTCAGGGCGCTACAAACGTGAGGATGGCGATTTACGCGGCGATGGCTGTCGTCGTGTACCTGTTCCagacgggcgcggtggcgtgggTGATTCGTAGGTTCCTCCCGGACATCCTCGACGAACAAGCGGACGGTATGGTCGGTGGGAtgggcgcggtcggcggcggtggtgcggggcgcgcgggaggagcagcggcgcccccgccgcggcgtcgaccgccgcAGGGACCTCGAACAAACGCTGTGCTCCCCGGCATGCGCGACGGGATGCCCAGGAGCTGGTTCGGGGAGATCAAGGTTCTGGTGTGCGGTTTTCTGGCGTCGCTCCTGCCCAGCTGGCAGCCGCCGGAGCTGTACAGGCATCCCCGACCCggggctgccgccgccgggccaGAGCGCCCACATCAGGATTGA
- a CDS encoding Drug/Metabolite transporter superfamily (UDP-galactose:UMP antiporter) yields the protein MAAIAISTPIVARAPVVARRARVTARAAVAPAAKPAVSIGARTMMSGSRVESRNMQVASGRKALVCNAGGVQKAAPGEKKKVFGLNLPENESLSFLILAGGSLGSALGFAALQEGVFRIPGFKFGAWMTILTTFTYFLCGALEMKLTNDSRKASWKNYGILSVYTYGGMAMTNYALSYLNYATRIVFKSAKIIPVMAFSVLIVGKKYDWKEWLSAAILVAGIVLFTLGDVASSPAFAPIGVALIAGALCVDAICANFEEKNFFRCENPSTTQEVLCFASLIGTFYGLIPFIASGKAGVAIAHSMQYTQVVPMIMGFSVLGYSSVSFILSLIKYYGATEAEIIKSLRKVLSIVISFILFPKALNWKYIAGFAAVLVSTAYTFYLKGEKRKAKEAAKAAASA from the exons ATGGCTGCTATCGCCATTTCCACCCCCATCGTGGCCCGTGCCCCCGtggtcgcccgccgcgcgcgcgtcaccgcccgcgcggccgtcgcgcccgccgcgaagccTGCCGTCTCCATCGGCGCTCGCACCATGATGTCCGGCTCTCGTGTTGAGTCCCGCAACATGCAGGTCGCCTCCGGCCGCAAGGCTCTTGTCTG caacgcgggcggcgtccagAAGGCTGCCCCcggcgagaagaagaaggtgtTCGGCCTCAACCTCCCCGAGAACGAGTCCCTCTCCttcctcatcctcgcggGCGGTTCCCTCGGTTCCGCCCTCGGtttcgccgcgctccaggAGGGTGTGTTCCGCATCCCCGGCTTCAAGTTCGGTGCCTGGATGACCATCCTCACCACCTTCACCTACTTCCTCTGCGGTGCCCTCGAGATGAAGCTCACCAACGACTCTCGCAAGGCCTCCTGGAAGAACTACGGTATCCTCTCCGTGTACACCTACGGTGGTATGGCGATGACCAACTACGCCCTCTCCTACCTCAACTACGCCACTCGCATTGTGTTCAAGTCCGCGAAGATCATTCCAGTGATGGCTTTCtccgtcctcatcgtcggcAAGAAGTACGACTGGAAGGAGtggctctccgccgccatcctcgtcgcgggtATCGTGCTCTTCACCCTCGGTGACGTTGCGTCCTCCCCCGCCTTCGCCcccatcggcgtcgccctcatCGCCGGTGCCCTCTGCGTTGACGCCATCTGCGCCAACTTCGAGGAGAAGAACTTCTTCCGCTGCGAGAACCCCTCCACCACCCAGGAGGTCCTCTGCTTCGCCTCCCTCATCGGTACCTTCTACGGTCTCATCCCCTTCATCGCCTCCGGCAAGGCtggcgtcgccatcgcccaCTCCATGCAGTACACCCAGGTTGTTCCCATGATCATGGGCTTCTCCGTCTTGGGTTACTCCTCCGTGTCTTTCATCCTCTCCCTCATCAAGTACTACGGTGCCACCGAGGCTGAGATCATCAAGTCCCTCCGCAAGGTGCTCTCCATCGTGATCTCCTTCATCCTCTTCCCCAAGGCGCTCAACTGGAAGTACATCGCCGgtttcgccgccgtcctcgtctcCACCGCCTACACCTTCTACCTCAAGGGTGAGAAGCGCAAGGCTAAggaggccgccaaggccgcTGCCTCCGCCTAA
- a CDS encoding Multidrug/Oligosaccharidyl-lipid/Polysaccharide flippase (multidrug efflux) has translation MVTMLTSCVAASPIRGEIRRIRRARTAPRSVSVRARKDVDTLVRANLPSRFRSRAIQGPLRRGLVHRSPTRIASDAAKDDPEVELSDGVTLDRKAELASVVKFAVPLLATNIVTPLLTMTDTAFVGRCAADSVIQLAALGVSTPLTDYTVSLAAFIPAGLTNIISNGVARGEGKESLASKTYGALIVSLTLSSIVAIVLNVWPEQLLTMLKTPPEVMAAAIEYTRIRSIAMPAAYLTAAAYAVLVARKDTTSPLACVCIAAAVNVLLDWIAVGVMGKGAAGAAWATTAALYAGAVAILGVLKRKGFTDAFPWGEFRWKDQIGPVMAFAGPITFLVFALLSIYTTLIIMSNALGVTVSAAHRIAGNIFAVAVLCGDPLIQAGQAFMPRYLLPAVPKRVAARKMAGLLQGVGLFTGFSASTACAFVCLFGGWAFTRDAAVVAQLRAVVVPVCAAVVTNIVSKSMYGVTVAAKQLGFLAAITGVGLVGFAGSLWWFKHNLVGSELYYWMWWVVAGYYGLAIAAIQVRSFGVPGIVKGSFHDDRKDTPAPATA, from the coding sequence ATGGTGACGATGCTCACGTCGTGCGTAGCGGCGTCGCCTATCCGTGGGGAGATCCGCCGGATccgtcgcgcgaggaccgcgccgcgttctgTCTCGGTCCGCGCTAGGAAAGATGTCGATACCCTCGTGAGGGCGAACCTCCCGTCGCGGTTCCGTTCCCGCGCGATTCAGGGCCCGCTGAGGCGCGGACTCGTCCACCGATCCCCCACGCGCATCGCGTCCGATgcggcgaaggacgaccCGGAGGTCGAGCTGTCCGACGGGGTCACGCTCGACCGCAAGGCTGAGCTGGCGTCCGTTGTCAAGTTCGCGGTGCCGCTCCTCGCCACCAACATCGTCACCCCGCTGCTGACGATGACGGACACCGCGTTCGTGGGTCGGTGCGCCGCGGACAGCGTCATCCAGCTCGCCGCTCTCGGCGTCTCCACCCCGCTGACAGACTACaccgtctccctcgccgcgttcatccCCGCGGGCCTCACCAACATCATCTCCAACGGAgtggcgcggggcgagggtAAGGAGAGCCTCGCGTCCAAGACGTacggcgcgctcatcgtATCTCTGACGCtgtcgtccatcgtcgcgatcgtcctGAACGTGTGGCCCGAGCAGCTGCTCACGATGCTGAAGACCCCGCCGGAggtgatggccgccgcgattgAGTACACGCGGATAAGGTCCatcgcgatgcccgcggcgtaTCTCACGGCtgcggcgtacgcggtgcTGGTGGCTCGCAAGGACACGACGAGCCCGCTGGCGTGCGtgtgcatcgccgcggcggtgaacgtgTTGCTGGATTGGATCGCTGTCGGGGTCATGGGTaagggggcggcgggtgcggcgtgggcgacgaccgcggcgctctaCGCGGGagccgtcgccatcctcggcgtgCTCAAGCGGAAGGGGTTCACGGACGCGTTCCCGTGGGGAGAGTTTCGTTGGAAGGATCAGATCGGACCCGTGATGGCGTTCGCGGGACCGATCACCTTCCTGGTGTTCGCGCTGCTGTCCATATACACCACGCTGATCATCATGTCCAACGCGTTGGGCGTGACGGTGTCCGCGGCGCACAGAATCGCGGGTAacatcttcgccgtcgcggtgctcTGCGGCGACCCGCTCATCCAAGCCGGGCAGGCGTTCATGCCGCGGTACCTCCTGCCCGCGGTGCccaaacgcgtcgccgcgcggaagATGGCGGGTTTGCTGCAGGGGGTCGGGCTGTTCACCGGGTTCAGCGCTTCCACCGCGTGCGCGTTCGTGTGCCTCTTCGGCGGCTGGGCGTTTACtcgagacgccgccgtcgtggctcagcttcgcgcggtggtggtgccCGTGTGCGCGGCTGTGGTGACCAACATCGTGAGTAAGAGCATGTACGGGGTGACGGTGGCGGCCAAGCAGCTGGGGTTCCTGGCGGCCATCACgggcgtcgggctcgtcggTTTCGCCGGGAGCCTGTGGTGGTTCAAGCACAACCTGGTCGGCTCGGAGCTGTACTACTGGATGTGGTGGGTCGTGGCCGGGTACTACGGTTTGGCGATTGCCGCGATCCAGGTGAGGTCGTTCGGTGTGCCGGGGATTGTCAAGGGATCCTTCCACGACGATCGAAAGgacacgcccgcgcccgctaCGGCGTGA